The Microbacterium trichothecenolyticum sequence TCGGTGCGATCGCCCTCGTCATCACCACGGTATTGAACGCTCGCGTCTCCCGTCACAAGCCCACGCGGCAGTCGCTCATCGCCATCGGCGCCTGCGTGGGCGGCATCTTCATCTTCGTGACGATCGCGGCCTTCTTCGCCACCGAGCACACCGTCACCTCGCGCGAACTGTTGATCATCCTCGGCATCCTGGCGATGGTCGTGATCGTGTTCGCGGTCTTCTGGATCCTCGTGCGCCGCCGCGCGCAGGCGCTGTTCTACATCATGGCGGCAGGGGTGATCTACGGCTTCGTCGCGACGCTGGCCAAGGTCATCATCAGCCGTATCCAGGCCGGCAACTTCGAGTGGCTGACCTTCCTGTGCGTCGTCGCCCTGATCGCCGCGGTGGCCGTCGGGGCCTACTTCGTGCAGACGGCGTATTCGGTCGGCCCGCCCGATTTGGTCATCGCCGGCCTCACGGTCATCGACCCGATCGTCGCCGTGTTGATCGGTCTGCTCGTGCTCGGCGAGGCCTCCACGGCTCCTGCGTGGGCGCTCATCGGCTTCGCCATCGCGGGGGCGATCGCCACGTGGGGCGTCATCCAGCTGACCCGCCACCACCCGCAGATCACCGCCGACGGCAAGGCGGTCGAACCGCGCGTGCACTGAGCGGCAGGCGCCCCCGTCGTTTCACGGCCGGCAGCGGATGCCGATAGGCTCGTCGTCGTCAAGGGGCGGTGGCCAAGCTGGTCAAGGCAGCGGGCTCATAACCCGACGATCGTGGGTTCAAGTCCCACCCGCCCTACTCCCCGTCGCTCCGGGAGCGCGCCCCGGCGCGGTTCCCGAGCGACGTCGGCCCGCGGCGCCCGTCCGTTGCCGCAGACGCCCTCCCGCCGTCGACACGCCACTCTGCGCCCTCAGGCCTCCCCATCGCGCGGGAGCAGCCCCGCGACGCCCTCGCGACCGGAGACGCCCAGCTTGCGATACACCCGACGCGCCTGCGTCTTGACGGTGTTCAGGGACACGCCTCGCTCGGCCGCGATCTCACGAAGCGTCTTCGATCCCCGTAGGGCCTCGGCCACTCCACGTTCCGTCAACGACAGGCGTGCCACCGCGCCGCCCCGTGAGGGAAGCCCGACCCGTTCGAGGGCAGCCGAGATGGGCGCGACGAGCGGAGACAGACGCGGATGCGCACCGACGACACCCTCGATGAGGCTCAGTGTCTCGTCGACGGGCATCGCGATGAAGGGGTTCGTGGAGTTACCGGTCTGGTCGATCAGCATCAGCGCCGACTCCATACTCTGATGGGCCCTGCGCCCTTCGCCGATGCGCTGGAAGGCGATCGCACGGCGAACGAGGAGCGGCACGAGGGTGCGCAGGCAGTGATCGTCGTGGGATAAGCACGGTGCCGTGTCGGCGAGCAGTTCGCGCTCACGCGCGAGCTGGAGCAGGCACGCCGATCGCTGCATCGCGAAGCAGATCGCGTGACCGTCGGGACTGACCACGGATACCAGTGCCTCGAGCCCCTCGGTGAACCGGTGCTGCGCGGCGAGGACGTCGGCACGGAGGC is a genomic window containing:
- a CDS encoding DMT family transporter encodes the protein MIPLDVSLSDGIDQLVGVFRDPRILLGIPLALLGAVFMSFGAQYQHRGVQKVERLSGKTTGGLSRAQLASLLTRPSWVAGTLMLGLAIVCQLAALSVAPLILVQPLGAIALVITTVLNARVSRHKPTRQSLIAIGACVGGIFIFVTIAAFFATEHTVTSRELLIILGILAMVVIVFAVFWILVRRRAQALFYIMAAGVIYGFVATLAKVIISRIQAGNFEWLTFLCVVALIAAVAVGAYFVQTAYSVGPPDLVIAGLTVIDPIVAVLIGLLVLGEASTAPAWALIGFAIAGAIATWGVIQLTRHHPQITADGKAVEPRVH